A part of Paenibacillus sp. sptzw28 genomic DNA contains:
- a CDS encoding phosphatase PAP2 family protein: MWFILLFLAVAGFEGLSLLVSRDRLKQFDLSIIHTVQSLESPGTTRAAEFLSLIGSPSVMIPLVLGIAVILFLLLGHRKELILLIGGMLGSTLLNHFLKDFYQRARPDIHRIVEEQGFSYPSGHSMAAFTFYGLLTFLLWRHLPSRGGRIALVAISALMIISIGLTRVYLGVHYPSDVLGGYWVSGCWVALCIKLFQRYLLRK, translated from the coding sequence ATGTGGTTTATTTTATTGTTTCTTGCGGTTGCCGGATTTGAAGGATTATCCTTGCTGGTCTCAAGGGACAGGTTGAAACAATTCGACCTGTCAATCATTCACACCGTGCAAAGCCTGGAAAGTCCCGGTACAACCCGGGCCGCAGAGTTTCTCTCGCTAATAGGCTCCCCGTCGGTCATGATACCGCTTGTGTTGGGAATAGCCGTCATCTTGTTTCTACTGCTGGGGCACCGCAAGGAGCTCATACTGCTAATAGGAGGAATGCTGGGGTCTACACTGCTTAATCATTTCTTGAAAGATTTTTACCAGCGCGCGCGCCCGGATATCCACCGTATTGTCGAAGAACAGGGGTTCAGCTACCCGAGCGGGCATTCGATGGCGGCTTTTACATTCTACGGGCTGCTCACTTTCTTGCTCTGGAGGCACTTGCCCTCACGCGGCGGGAGGATCGCACTTGTGGCCATCAGTGCATTGATGATTATAAGCATCGGGTTGACCCGTGTCTATCTTGGCGTTCATTATCCATCCGATGTTCTGGGCGGATACTGGGTTAGCGGCTGCTGGGTCGCACTATGCATCAAGCTGTTCCAGCGCTATCTGCTAAGGAAATAG
- a CDS encoding DJ-1/PfpI family protein, with protein sequence MSKKVLILTGDAAEVLEVYYPYFRLLEEGCEAIIASPTKKTLHTVVHDFVEGWDTYTEKPGHLLQSHIGFADVEPSDYDGLIIPGGRAPEYIRSDANLPRILRHFLEADKPVGAICHAAQVFAALKDTSFFEGRTMTAYNACRLDVEQLGASYAAETLHVDGKLVSGHAWPDLPGFMREFLKLLK encoded by the coding sequence TTGTCCAAGAAAGTCTTGATTCTGACAGGCGACGCCGCTGAAGTACTAGAGGTCTATTATCCATATTTCCGCTTACTGGAAGAAGGCTGCGAAGCCATTATCGCTTCACCGACGAAGAAAACACTGCATACGGTCGTTCATGATTTTGTCGAAGGATGGGATACGTACACGGAGAAGCCGGGCCACTTGCTTCAATCTCATATCGGGTTCGCCGATGTTGAGCCTTCCGATTATGACGGACTCATCATTCCCGGCGGACGGGCACCCGAGTATATACGTTCGGACGCCAATCTGCCCCGCATTCTGCGCCACTTCCTCGAAGCGGACAAGCCTGTTGGCGCGATATGTCACGCTGCACAGGTGTTCGCTGCCTTGAAAGACACGAGCTTCTTCGAAGGACGTACGATGACTGCCTACAATGCTTGCCGCCTGGATGTCGAGCAGCTGGGAGCCAGCTACGCGGCAGAAACGCTTCACGTGGACGGTAAGCTGGTCAGCGGACACGCATGGCCCGATCTGCCGGGCTTCATGCGAGAGTTTCTTAAACTGCTTAAGTAA
- a CDS encoding DUF1273 domain-containing protein, protein MKNLLVTGYRAHEIGIFDQKHKGIAYIKKAIEARLAPLVEEGLEWVITPGQYGVDLWACEVVIGLKKRYPHLKLSIITAYLNPEEKWKEDKQKYYKDILKALDYYGSVSKQPYNGVWQLTARDDLLLRKTDGILLFYDEDAGEASPKFMKQRALKKREEGNYLYLSITSEDIQAIADEEQRDVQDSQ, encoded by the coding sequence ATGAAAAACCTTCTCGTGACGGGTTACCGTGCGCATGAAATCGGGATTTTCGATCAGAAGCATAAAGGCATTGCCTACATTAAGAAGGCGATCGAAGCCCGGCTTGCCCCACTCGTCGAAGAGGGATTGGAGTGGGTCATTACACCCGGACAGTACGGCGTAGATTTATGGGCATGTGAGGTCGTCATCGGCTTGAAGAAGCGGTATCCGCACTTGAAGCTTTCCATCATTACAGCTTATCTTAACCCCGAGGAAAAGTGGAAAGAGGACAAGCAGAAATACTATAAGGACATTCTCAAAGCATTGGATTACTACGGCAGTGTGAGTAAGCAGCCCTACAATGGCGTATGGCAGCTTACTGCACGAGACGACCTGCTCCTCAGAAAGACGGACGGCATTCTGCTCTTCTATGATGAAGACGCGGGCGAAGCCAGCCCCAAATTCATGAAACAGAGAGCGCTCAAGAAGCGCGAGGAGGGCAACTATCTTTACCTGAGCATTACCTCCGAGGACATTCAGGCGATTGCAGACGAGGAGCAA